A window from Chryseobacterium vaccae encodes these proteins:
- the mutS gene encoding DNA mismatch repair protein MutS, which translates to MAKTKKETPLMTQYNTIKAKYPDALLLFRVGDFYETFGQDAVKTSQILGIVLTKRANGDGSIELAGFPHHSVDSYLPKLVRAGMRVAICDQLEDPKMVKGIVKRGVTELVTPGVTFNDQVLNSKKNNFLLALHKEKEKYGIALVDVSTGEFLVSEGNLDKLLHIVNTFDPSEIIYQRSMQMPEQLKNKSAFKLEDWAFQYNFAYEKLTSHFKTNSLKGFGVENLPLAITAAGAIFAYLVEDTHHNLLAHITKLQTIPQEDYLMMDSFTLRNLEIVYPSNPQGKSLLDIIDKTSTPMGGRLLRRRIILPLKSVEEIMRRLSLIDFLNENDSLKYEICQLLKSISDLDRLMGKLAAEKISPKELGYLRQSLINIHTIKGLLHPHADVLAWLEPLFDLEELIKLLQSRLNEELPVNISKGNIIKEGVSEELDRLRGLQSKGRGFLDEMCQREIERTGISSLKIDFNNVFGYFIEVRNTHKDKVPGEWVRKQTLVNAERYITEELKEYENQILGAEEKIGVLENELYRNVCSETMIYIDQIQGNSNIIAQLDVAAGLSELAVSESYTKPVLNDGFAIDLKEARHPIIENALPLGEKYIPNDIFLDKDSQQIIMVTGPNMAGKSAILRQTAIVCLLAQIGSFVPAKHAEIGMLDKIFTRVGATDNISAGESTFMVEMNEAANILNNISERSLILLDEIGRGTSTYDGVSIAWAIAEYLHLHPSQAKTLFATHYHELNEMTVNFDRVKNFHVSIQENKGNIIFLRKLIPGGSEHSFGIHVAKLAGMPAKVVNRANEILKTLEASRTQGGNTSESIKRVTEENMQLSFFQLDDPVLENIREELTKIDINTLTPIEALMKLNSIKKMIGG; encoded by the coding sequence ATGGCAAAAACGAAGAAGGAAACCCCGCTAATGACGCAGTATAATACCATCAAGGCAAAATACCCTGATGCACTTCTGCTGTTCAGAGTAGGGGACTTTTATGAAACTTTCGGGCAGGATGCCGTGAAAACATCCCAAATCCTGGGCATTGTTCTTACCAAAAGAGCAAACGGAGATGGAAGTATAGAATTGGCCGGATTTCCACACCATTCAGTAGACTCATATCTTCCCAAATTGGTAAGAGCAGGAATGAGGGTGGCCATCTGTGATCAGCTGGAAGACCCTAAAATGGTGAAAGGAATTGTAAAAAGAGGCGTTACAGAATTGGTAACACCGGGGGTTACTTTTAATGATCAGGTACTGAATTCAAAAAAGAATAATTTTCTTCTTGCCCTGCATAAAGAAAAGGAAAAATACGGAATCGCTTTGGTAGATGTTTCTACCGGAGAATTTCTGGTAAGCGAAGGAAATTTAGACAAGCTTCTGCATATCGTTAATACTTTTGATCCAAGTGAGATCATTTATCAGAGAAGTATGCAGATGCCGGAACAGCTGAAAAATAAAAGTGCTTTTAAGCTTGAAGACTGGGCTTTCCAGTATAATTTTGCCTATGAAAAACTAACTTCTCATTTTAAGACCAATTCTTTAAAGGGATTCGGGGTAGAAAATCTTCCGCTGGCCATTACAGCTGCAGGAGCTATTTTTGCTTATCTGGTAGAAGATACCCATCATAATCTGCTCGCCCATATTACGAAATTGCAAACCATTCCACAGGAAGATTACCTGATGATGGACAGTTTTACCCTGAGAAATCTGGAAATTGTTTATCCAAGCAACCCTCAGGGGAAGTCTCTTCTGGATATCATTGATAAAACGTCTACTCCAATGGGAGGAAGGTTGTTGAGAAGAAGAATTATCCTTCCTTTAAAATCGGTGGAAGAGATCATGAGAAGGCTTTCCCTGATCGACTTTTTAAACGAAAATGACAGCCTTAAATATGAAATTTGTCAGCTGTTGAAATCTATTTCAGACCTTGACCGTCTGATGGGAAAACTGGCTGCAGAGAAAATATCTCCGAAAGAACTGGGATATCTGCGTCAGAGTTTGATCAATATTCATACAATAAAAGGACTGCTTCATCCGCATGCTGATGTATTGGCGTGGTTGGAACCGTTGTTTGATCTGGAGGAACTGATTAAACTTTTACAAAGCCGCCTCAACGAAGAACTTCCGGTGAATATTTCAAAAGGAAATATCATTAAAGAAGGTGTTTCTGAAGAATTGGACCGCCTGAGAGGCCTTCAAAGTAAAGGAAGAGGTTTTCTGGATGAAATGTGCCAAAGAGAGATTGAAAGAACGGGAATTTCGAGTTTGAAAATTGATTTCAACAATGTTTTCGGCTATTTTATTGAAGTAAGAAATACGCACAAAGATAAAGTTCCGGGTGAATGGGTAAGAAAACAAACCCTTGTGAATGCGGAGCGATACATTACCGAGGAGCTGAAAGAATATGAAAACCAGATTCTGGGAGCTGAAGAAAAAATAGGAGTTCTTGAGAATGAGCTGTACAGAAATGTATGTTCAGAAACGATGATCTATATTGATCAGATCCAAGGGAACTCCAATATTATTGCCCAGCTTGATGTGGCTGCAGGTCTTTCTGAGCTTGCTGTTTCTGAGAGCTATACCAAGCCTGTTCTGAATGACGGTTTTGCAATAGACCTTAAAGAAGCAAGGCACCCGATTATTGAAAATGCCCTTCCTTTAGGGGAAAAATATATTCCGAACGATATCTTTTTAGATAAAGATTCTCAGCAGATCATTATGGTTACAGGCCCGAACATGGCCGGTAAATCAGCGATCCTCCGTCAGACCGCAATTGTATGTCTTCTGGCGCAGATCGGGAGCTTTGTGCCTGCCAAACATGCAGAGATCGGAATGCTGGACAAGATTTTTACAAGAGTAGGAGCCACTGATAATATTTCTGCCGGAGAATCTACATTCATGGTAGAAATGAATGAAGCAGCCAATATCCTGAACAATATTTCCGAAAGAAGCCTTATTCTTCTGGATGAGATAGGAAGAGGAACCTCTACCTATGACGGGGTTTCTATCGCATGGGCTATTGCAGAATATCTTCACCTGCATCCAAGCCAGGCCAAGACTCTGTTCGCGACACACTATCATGAACTGAACGAGATGACGGTAAATTTTGACCGTGTTAAAAATTTCCACGTTTCTATCCAGGAAAATAAAGGGAATATCATCTTTTTAAGAAAACTGATTCCGGGCGGAAGTGAACACAGCTTTGGTATTCATGTGGCAAAACTGGCCGGAATGCCTGCGAAAGTAGTCAACAGGGCTAATGAGATCCTGAAAACGCTTGAAGCGAGCCGTACTCAAGGTGGAAATACCTCGGAAAGCATCAAACGGGTAACGGAAGAGAATATGCAGCTTTCTTTCTTCCAGCTGGATGACCCGGTCCTGGAAAATATCAGAGAAGAGCTTACCAAAATAGATATCAACACGCTGACACCTATTGAAGCTTTAATGAAACTGAATTCGATAAAAAAAATGATTGGAGGTTAA
- a CDS encoding TlpA disulfide reductase family protein, whose protein sequence is MKNWITLLFIFLSFTVFKAQQSDLKVMKYEELEKRIQQENDQLLVVNFWSTTCAPCVKELPHFMEINNKNSGNPKFKMILISLDRLADKERVMKFIKNKNLTAEVILLDDIKRMNTWIPRFEKNWDGNIPVTLFYKNGEKVYFNDGEMSREELEKTINDNLQ, encoded by the coding sequence ATGAAGAATTGGATAACACTATTATTTATCTTTCTCAGTTTCACGGTATTTAAAGCCCAGCAATCTGACCTGAAAGTAATGAAATATGAAGAACTGGAAAAGCGTATTCAGCAGGAAAATGATCAACTGCTGGTCGTTAATTTCTGGTCTACCACCTGTGCTCCTTGTGTTAAAGAGCTTCCTCATTTTATGGAAATCAATAACAAAAACTCAGGGAATCCGAAATTTAAAATGATTCTGATTTCCCTTGACAGGCTGGCTGACAAAGAAAGGGTAATGAAATTCATAAAAAATAAAAACCTGACTGCTGAGGTGATTCTTCTGGATGACATTAAAAGAATGAATACATGGATTCCCAGGTTTGAAAAAAACTGGGACGGAAATATTCCCGTTACCCTATTCTATAAAAACGGGGAAAAAGTATATTTCAATGATGGAGAAATGAGCAGGGAAGAGCTGGAAAAAACAATTAACGACAATTTGCAATAA
- a CDS encoding thioredoxin family protein yields the protein MKNLKILLTACIAGLGLLSFTAVNHNDNNPVQVNASSAVKGYEVGDEATDFKLKNVDGKMVSLSDFKSAKGFIVIFTCNHCPYAKKYEDRIIELDEKFKNQGYPVIAINPNDPNVQPEDGYKEMIVRAKQKGFTFPYLVDEGQKIYPQYGATKTPHVFVLKKEEGKNIVKYIGAIDNNYDNPNDVSEYYVQDAVTTLLKEGTVKMQKTVAIGCTIKVKK from the coding sequence ATGAAAAATTTAAAAATTCTACTAACAGCATGTATCGCAGGATTAGGGCTGCTAAGCTTCACCGCGGTCAATCATAACGATAATAATCCTGTGCAAGTTAATGCTTCTTCTGCTGTGAAAGGCTATGAGGTAGGGGACGAAGCAACCGATTTTAAACTGAAAAATGTTGACGGGAAAATGGTTTCTCTAAGCGATTTTAAAAGCGCTAAAGGATTTATTGTCATTTTCACCTGTAATCATTGTCCGTACGCTAAAAAATATGAAGACCGGATTATTGAACTTGATGAAAAGTTTAAAAATCAGGGATATCCGGTAATTGCGATCAATCCTAACGATCCCAATGTACAGCCGGAAGATGGCTATAAAGAAATGATTGTCCGGGCCAAGCAGAAAGGATTCACCTTTCCTTATCTGGTGGATGAAGGACAGAAAATCTATCCACAGTATGGAGCCACCAAGACCCCGCATGTTTTTGTGCTGAAGAAAGAAGAAGGGAAAAATATTGTGAAATATATAGGGGCTATTGACAATAATTATGATAACCCGAATGATGTTTCAGAATACTATGTACAGGATGCTGTGACTACACTGCTGAAAGAGGGAACTGTAAAAATGCAGAAAACAGTCGCTATCGGGTGCACCATAAAAGTAAAGAAATAA
- a CDS encoding ribosomal maturation YjgA family protein, protein MNFKFNLKYFLLTLFLFLIEILIATKLAGIFFVRAYLGDVIVVILLYTLVKSFIRVNNEKLIFGILIFSCLVEFAQYFKIAEKLGFRPGSLMYIIIGNSFSWIDILCYAAGGLILYLFVKYKPQKTDEISSI, encoded by the coding sequence ATGAACTTTAAATTCAATCTGAAATACTTTCTTCTGACCCTATTTCTCTTCCTGATAGAAATTCTCATCGCGACAAAACTGGCAGGTATATTCTTTGTAAGAGCCTATCTTGGAGATGTTATTGTGGTAATACTTCTGTATACACTGGTAAAAAGTTTTATCAGGGTAAATAATGAAAAACTGATTTTCGGAATCCTTATCTTTTCCTGTCTGGTAGAATTTGCCCAGTATTTTAAGATCGCGGAAAAACTAGGCTTCCGTCCTGGAAGCCTGATGTATATTATAATAGGTAATTCATTTTCATGGATTGATATTCTGTGCTATGCAGCAGGAGGCTTGATTCTGTACCTATTTGTAAAATATAAGCCTCAAAAAACAGATGAGATTAGTTCAATATAG
- a CDS encoding energy transducer TonB: MIMFWAISTFAQITPPPIDPSPKPQDTLANFKNPEFPGGHRAFVQQFLKNFRTSIPAKENIKTAKVIATFIVEPDGSMSQFAIESSENELVKNEFLRALKMVTTKWVPAEKDGVKVKAKMRQPLVFVLE, translated from the coding sequence ATGATAATGTTCTGGGCCATTTCAACTTTTGCCCAGATTACTCCGCCGCCTATTGACCCGTCTCCTAAACCGCAGGATACGTTAGCCAATTTTAAAAATCCGGAGTTCCCTGGCGGGCACAGAGCTTTTGTGCAGCAGTTTTTGAAAAACTTCCGCACCTCTATTCCTGCCAAGGAGAATATAAAAACCGCCAAGGTAATTGCTACATTTATAGTAGAGCCAGACGGCAGCATGAGCCAGTTTGCGATAGAATCATCTGAAAACGAGCTTGTAAAAAATGAATTCTTAAGAGCGCTGAAAATGGTAACCACCAAATGGGTTCCCGCAGAAAAAGACGGGGTGAAAGTGAAGGCAAAGATGAGACAACCTCTTGTTTTTGTTCTTGAATAG
- a CDS encoding YARHG domain-containing protein, which translates to MKILHYTLVSLLAVSLVSCKKDGKTDGKTKDSLTAKRDSAVIPEVHKEYYGIYTGEFAGMEKMTDDDGSEFDGTVYKRISLKINRITADSVYGQSIVNGNQRPIRGIFNETSKSFVLDEPGNDKTDGRFEVKLAGDSMTGKWNAFNKKAVKAPLKTIKLAKKEFVYNPNFMLDPDSNLVDWSNPKDFVEKYTDSDGKTESYTISKNRVASEAVFTLNASKQKLAEKDIKNLRKLDLEIIKNSVFARHGYSFKKETYRNFFEQTDWYIPVSGNVDKDLSPMEKENVALLNRFIKYAEDKYDSFGR; encoded by the coding sequence ATGAAAATCTTACATTACACTCTTGTCTCTTTGCTGGCCGTTTCTTTGGTAAGCTGCAAAAAAGATGGCAAAACTGATGGGAAAACAAAGGATTCCCTGACGGCAAAAAGAGACTCTGCCGTTATTCCCGAAGTTCACAAAGAATACTACGGAATCTACACCGGAGAATTTGCCGGAATGGAAAAAATGACTGATGACGATGGATCTGAATTCGACGGAACTGTTTACAAAAGAATCTCTCTGAAAATCAATAGGATTACAGCAGACAGTGTATACGGACAAAGCATCGTTAATGGAAACCAGCGCCCGATACGAGGTATTTTCAATGAAACCTCAAAGTCTTTCGTTCTGGATGAGCCCGGAAACGATAAAACAGACGGCAGATTTGAAGTAAAACTGGCTGGCGACAGCATGACTGGTAAATGGAATGCTTTCAATAAAAAAGCAGTAAAAGCCCCTTTAAAAACAATTAAATTAGCGAAGAAAGAATTTGTTTACAACCCGAATTTCATGCTTGATCCGGACTCCAATCTTGTAGACTGGAGCAACCCTAAAGATTTTGTAGAAAAATATACAGACAGTGACGGCAAAACGGAAAGCTATACCATATCCAAAAACAGAGTAGCATCTGAGGCCGTCTTTACCCTGAATGCTTCCAAACAGAAACTAGCTGAAAAAGATATCAAAAACCTACGCAAACTGGATCTTGAGATCATTAAAAATTCTGTGTTTGCCAGACATGGTTACTCTTTCAAAAAAGAAACCTACAGAAACTTTTTTGAGCAGACTGACTGGTATATTCCTGTTTCCGGCAATGTAGATAAAGACCTTTCTCCTATGGAAAAAGAGAATGTAGCCCTTCTCAATCGATTTATCAAATATGCTGAAGACAAATATGACAGTTTTGGAAGATAA
- a CDS encoding DUF2306 domain-containing protein, translating to MLLVKKNISKCFKILLLIGFGYFFSLMLKITMEYIPLDPNVSFLMIKQTEVHERPEYLPFFYTHVYTSIFVLLSGFLAILRKNFGVKNFHRTAGKVYLFLILICAAPSGIYMGIFANGGILSKISFVVLGALWWFTTYKAYQLARQKRFAEHKHWMWRSFTLTLSAVTLRIWKVIIVYLFHPNPMDVYQIIAWLGWIPNILLIEYLISKKHI from the coding sequence ATGCTATTGGTCAAAAAAAATATTTCTAAATGCTTTAAAATCCTTTTACTCATTGGATTTGGATATTTCTTTTCGCTGATGCTGAAGATCACAATGGAATACATTCCTTTGGATCCTAATGTGAGTTTCTTAATGATCAAGCAGACTGAAGTTCACGAAAGACCAGAGTATCTTCCTTTTTTCTATACTCATGTTTATACCAGTATTTTTGTGCTGCTTTCCGGGTTTCTTGCTATTCTCAGGAAGAATTTCGGGGTAAAGAATTTTCATCGTACTGCCGGAAAAGTCTATCTTTTTCTGATTCTGATCTGTGCTGCCCCTTCCGGAATTTATATGGGAATTTTTGCGAATGGCGGTATTTTATCAAAGATCTCATTTGTTGTTTTAGGTGCACTGTGGTGGTTTACGACTTATAAAGCTTATCAGCTGGCAAGGCAGAAACGGTTCGCGGAACACAAGCATTGGATGTGGCGGAGTTTTACTCTTACTTTATCAGCCGTCACCCTACGAATATGGAAAGTTATTATCGTATATTTATTCCACCCGAATCCTATGGATGTTTACCAGATCATTGCATGGCTCGGCTGGATCCCTAATATCCTTTTAATTGAATACTTAATCTCAAAAAAACATATATGA
- a CDS encoding BaiN/RdsA family NAD(P)/FAD-dependent oxidoreductase, whose amino-acid sequence MKKIIIIGGGAAGFFCASNLDEKKYHITILEQNSDVLQKVKISGGGRCNVTHACFDPRELVQFYPRGNKELLSVFTKFQPGDTMEWFDQRNVPLKIENDNRTFPESNSSQTIINTFLNEIQKKNIEVKTKCTVKEIEKQDEKYLIKTNSGDFEADYVVYTTGSSPKSLKIVENLGHKIVPLVPSLFTFNIKDELLKDLPGTSFENAGISIPQLKTDESGPLLITHWGLSGPAVLKISAWEAISLAKLKYNFEIEVNFVSIAIDDAEEIFQDFKQNNPKKSIGQSKIFDITNRFWQKILDISKIDLNKQVANISGKEMQKILENLCKKKFPVTGKSTFKDEFVTAGGVDLKEINFKNMASKLLPNFYIAGEVLNIDAVTGGFNFQACWSEGWLIAQDLNTL is encoded by the coding sequence ATGAAAAAGATCATCATTATCGGAGGCGGTGCAGCAGGGTTTTTCTGTGCATCGAATCTTGACGAAAAGAAATATCACATTACGATTCTAGAGCAGAATTCAGACGTTCTGCAAAAGGTAAAGATCTCCGGAGGCGGGAGATGTAACGTTACGCATGCCTGTTTTGATCCCAGAGAACTGGTTCAGTTCTATCCGAGAGGGAATAAAGAATTATTAAGCGTTTTTACTAAATTTCAACCCGGAGATACCATGGAATGGTTTGATCAGCGCAATGTTCCGCTGAAAATTGAAAATGACAACAGAACTTTTCCTGAAAGCAATTCTTCCCAGACGATCATCAATACTTTCCTGAATGAAATCCAGAAGAAAAATATTGAAGTAAAAACAAAATGCACGGTAAAAGAAATTGAAAAACAGGATGAAAAGTATCTCATAAAGACCAATTCCGGAGATTTTGAAGCAGATTATGTAGTTTACACTACCGGAAGTTCACCAAAATCATTGAAAATTGTTGAAAACCTGGGGCACAAGATCGTTCCCCTCGTTCCTTCCCTTTTTACTTTCAATATTAAAGATGAACTTTTAAAAGATCTTCCGGGAACCAGTTTTGAAAATGCCGGCATCTCAATTCCTCAACTGAAAACAGATGAAAGCGGACCATTGCTGATTACGCACTGGGGACTTTCCGGGCCTGCAGTTCTGAAGATTTCTGCATGGGAAGCCATTAGTCTTGCAAAATTGAAGTATAACTTTGAAATTGAGGTCAATTTTGTCTCCATAGCCATAGATGATGCAGAAGAAATTTTCCAGGACTTTAAACAAAATAACCCTAAAAAGTCTATCGGACAATCTAAAATCTTTGATATTACCAACAGATTCTGGCAAAAAATCCTGGATATTTCAAAAATAGACCTCAACAAACAGGTGGCTAATATTTCAGGAAAGGAAATGCAGAAAATACTGGAAAATCTTTGTAAAAAGAAATTTCCGGTGACCGGAAAATCTACTTTTAAAGATGAATTTGTAACCGCCGGAGGCGTTGATTTAAAGGAAATTAACTTTAAAAACATGGCTTCAAAATTGCTCCCGAATTTTTATATTGCAGGTGAGGTCCTGAACATCGATGCGGTAACGGGAGGGTTTAATTTTCAAGCCTGCTGGAGTGAGGGGTGGCTGATTGCACAGGATTTAAATACCTTATAA
- a CDS encoding acyl-CoA thioesterase yields the protein MIFYHTFEVRWSDLDANKHLANSSYVQYCAQARMAFMTKEKMGVTQLSRWGIGPVILHERYSFFKEIYADQTVIVSVEIDGCSDDSAIYRFVHKFYTPDGAHCATAEATGVWIDMMLRKMTTPPDDVVEAMNKYKTPETVVLSKEDFKKFPFHPHNIDPAEFTK from the coding sequence ATGATTTTCTACCATACATTCGAAGTACGCTGGAGTGATCTTGATGCAAACAAGCACCTGGCTAATTCATCATACGTTCAGTACTGTGCCCAGGCCAGAATGGCTTTTATGACCAAAGAAAAAATGGGGGTTACCCAGTTAAGCAGATGGGGAATCGGACCGGTGATCCTGCACGAAAGGTATTCATTTTTCAAAGAAATTTATGCTGATCAGACGGTCATTGTAAGCGTAGAAATTGACGGATGTTCTGATGATTCAGCCATCTACCGTTTCGTTCACAAATTCTATACTCCGGATGGTGCACACTGTGCAACCGCTGAGGCTACAGGCGTATGGATTGATATGATGCTGAGAAAAATGACGACACCGCCGGATGATGTGGTGGAAGCAATGAATAAATATAAAACCCCGGAAACCGTAGTGCTGAGCAAAGAAGATTTCAAAAAGTTTCCTTTCCATCCGCATAATATTGATCCGGCAGAATTTACTAAATAA
- the thiL gene encoding thiamine-phosphate kinase, with amino-acid sequence MFEDKSEELTPISKLGEFGLIKHLTEHFPLTNESSELGVGDDAAVINPENKRVILTTDVLAEGVHFNLGYVPLKHLGYKAVVVNLSDIAAMNAVPTQILVSLAVSSRFPVEALEEIYAGIQAACARYKVDLIGGDTTSSNSGLVMSITAVGIENEENIVKRSGAKPNDLLVVTGDLGGAYMGLQILEREHAVYLANPDMQPEMEGYDYILERQLKPEARTDVKQILEELGIKPTSMIDISDGLASEILHLSDQSKVGFRLYEEKIPLDSLTISTADEMNLNPVMTALSGGEDYELLFTISPNDFDKIKNHPDFTIIGHAVEKEDGNFMVARGSNQLVALTAQGWDAFLGSQQNQ; translated from the coding sequence ATGTTTGAAGATAAATCAGAGGAATTAACACCCATCTCAAAGCTGGGAGAATTTGGTCTTATTAAGCATTTGACAGAGCATTTTCCGCTTACCAATGAATCTTCGGAGCTTGGTGTGGGAGATGATGCCGCAGTTATTAATCCTGAAAATAAAAGAGTAATCCTTACGACCGATGTTCTGGCAGAAGGCGTACATTTTAACCTGGGTTATGTACCTTTAAAGCATTTAGGATATAAAGCGGTGGTGGTAAACCTCAGCGATATTGCCGCAATGAATGCCGTTCCTACACAGATTCTGGTTTCCCTTGCTGTTTCAAGCCGTTTTCCGGTAGAAGCACTGGAAGAGATCTATGCCGGAATTCAGGCAGCCTGTGCAAGATACAAGGTTGATCTGATTGGAGGTGATACTACAAGTTCCAATTCAGGGCTGGTGATGAGCATTACTGCAGTTGGAATTGAAAATGAAGAAAATATTGTCAAAAGAAGCGGAGCAAAACCAAATGATCTTCTTGTGGTTACAGGTGATTTAGGCGGAGCGTATATGGGACTTCAGATTCTTGAAAGAGAGCATGCCGTTTATCTGGCCAATCCTGATATGCAGCCGGAAATGGAAGGGTATGACTATATCCTGGAAAGACAGTTGAAACCAGAGGCAAGAACAGATGTTAAACAAATTCTGGAAGAACTGGGTATTAAACCAACTTCTATGATTGACATTTCGGACGGTCTGGCTTCTGAAATCCTTCACCTTTCCGATCAGTCTAAAGTAGGATTCAGACTGTATGAAGAGAAGATTCCTCTGGACAGTCTTACCATCTCTACAGCTGATGAAATGAATTTAAACCCGGTAATGACAGCATTAAGCGGAGGTGAAGATTATGAGCTGCTATTCACTATCTCTCCAAATGATTTTGATAAAATTAAAAATCATCCTGATTTTACTATTATTGGTCATGCGGTGGAAAAAGAAGACGGAAACTTTATGGTAGCAAGAGGATCTAATCAGTTAGTTGCTCTTACGGCCCAGGGCTGGGATGCTTTTTTAGGCAGCCAGCAAAATCAATAA
- a CDS encoding AraC family transcriptional regulator, with translation MNLPEKEIPVHHLTSEEFQFSTLETGHPENFNDVHRHNFFEIIWFGEIKENSFLELDFERHILRHGQVCIIAPGQVFNMKLRGEKGYVLAVSREIFKEACAIEPVLTGGTVPFSLDNQSEKACSSIISLIKQEYDGASRIDLLKTYLKAFCIIITEQMNVQNPLAKEKQRIQELISLIEEHYIVHKDTRFYADEIKISPHHLNDIVRLSRGTTVKKMVNQRLLLEAKRELSFGALTVKEIAFKLGFSDASYFSRFFKKQTGQNPEGFKQGDH, from the coding sequence ATGAATTTACCAGAAAAAGAAATCCCTGTCCATCATCTGACTTCCGAAGAATTTCAGTTCAGTACCCTGGAAACAGGACATCCGGAGAATTTTAATGATGTTCACCGTCATAATTTCTTTGAGATCATCTGGTTCGGTGAAATTAAGGAAAACAGCTTTCTTGAACTGGATTTTGAAAGACATATTCTTCGCCATGGTCAGGTCTGCATTATTGCTCCGGGGCAGGTATTTAATATGAAACTGCGCGGTGAAAAGGGGTATGTGCTTGCGGTGTCGAGGGAAATATTTAAAGAAGCATGTGCTATTGAGCCTGTACTTACCGGAGGAACGGTTCCTTTTTCTTTAGATAATCAAAGTGAAAAAGCCTGTAGCAGTATCATTTCACTCATAAAACAGGAATATGATGGTGCTTCACGAATTGATCTGCTGAAAACCTATCTGAAAGCATTTTGTATTATCATTACGGAGCAGATGAATGTACAGAATCCGTTAGCTAAGGAAAAGCAGCGTATTCAGGAGTTGATCAGCCTGATAGAAGAACATTATATTGTTCATAAAGATACCCGTTTTTACGCAGATGAAATAAAGATAAGTCCTCATCATCTTAATGATATTGTCCGTCTTTCAAGAGGTACAACCGTAAAGAAAATGGTTAATCAGCGGCTTTTGCTTGAGGCTAAAAGAGAACTTAGCTTTGGGGCTTTGACGGTTAAAGAAATTGCTTTTAAACTGGGGTTCAGTGATGCTTCTTACTTTTCCCGGTTTTTTAAAAAACAGACAGGGCAGAATCCTGAGGGATTTAAACAAGGGGATCATTGA